Proteins encoded in a region of the Lycorma delicatula isolate Av1 chromosome 6, ASM4794821v1, whole genome shotgun sequence genome:
- the LOC142325980 gene encoding uncharacterized protein LOC142325980 yields MFKTLRVYIVPEDFKMGDCIIYDEFKTSENYLNKLLNKLIFNEDLMNNLKCAIEKFNFEHANYLRSQLLLNITKEEANSSVLCEKVNNVLILSELQNNTFKLINKNGESFNILGIDPDVSTGADNLSGSEKIMLKSIVKKRLTRFCSDFQNKQKEFETDDIANCTENNMESNMILRKGKIDIITLQFKNLYLINKYNLLIKNACKLLEDITNYKHDLFNKVFLSSTDSLYDSAKDMKIKARIFELKMEIIVLSVDNKTFQALSFLYNSLKKREKNLLMRLRTAESKLSSYDKLKSTEFQTITNQYRDVQKKITHLQWTLNELS; encoded by the exons ATGTTTAAAACTTTGCGTGTGTACATCGTGCCGGAAGATTTCAAGATGG gTGACTGCATAATTTACGATGAGTTCAAAACGAgtgaaaattatctaaataaactgttaaataagttgatttttaatgaagatttaatgaataatttaaaatgtgcaattgaaaaatttaattttgaacatgcAAATTATTTGAGAAGTCAActccttttaaatattacaaaggaAGAAGCAAACAGTAGTGTGTTATGTGAAAAAGTGAATAATGTtctaattttatcagaattacaaaataatactttcaaactgataaataaaaatggtgaatCTTTTAATATCCTTGGTATCGATCCTGATGTTTCGACTGGTGCAGATAATCTAAGCGgcagtgaaaaaataatgttgaagtcTATTGTCAAGAAGAGGCTGACTAGATTTtgttctgattttcaaaataaacaaaaagagttTGAAACAG ATGATATTGCCAACTGTACTGAAAATAACATGGAATCTAATATGATTTTGAGGAAaggaaaaattgatataataacaTTGCAGttcaagaatttatatttaattaataagtataatcttttaattaaaaatgcttgTAAATTATTGGAAGATATTACTAACTAcaaacatgatttatttaataaagtttttttaagttctaCTGATTCTTTATATGATAGTGCAAAGGATATGAAGATTAAAGCAAG aaTATTTGAACTAAAAATGGAAATCATAGTTCTGTCCGTAGATAATAAAACCTTTCAAGCTTTATCATTTCTTTACAATAGTTtgaagaaaagagagaaaaatttattgatgAGATTAAGAACTGCTGAATCTAAACTCAGTAGTTATGATAAACTCAAAAGTACTGAATTTCAAACTATCACCAACCAATATAGAGATGTTCAGAAAAAGATTACTCATTTGCAATGGACATTAAATGAACTCTCTTAA